In a single window of the Bradyrhizobium sp. ORS 285 genome:
- a CDS encoding glycosyltransferase family 4 protein translates to MASDTSAPDVLDPAPPARGDSRRPRSGVVNPRRLNILSVSHMPASPPRFGAQARMHGLMTQLARRHDLTAVTLVDDAFDIDECQRAMQTYCRDVVLVRNPLGRDGLAKRLLQLRSLVSPSSFDRLRVALPELQRVLDKVLRATRFDIVNLEFPYLGHCLFRQAPAGEMPPRLIVDSHEIAYDLARQFAATGASLGRRLYAGANWRKLRCEELAIYGQADGVYLCSSDDEARLRQDLPHVRTAVIPNAADIDFYQPRRTDPKPDGRTVVYFGLLATVPNIDAVTHFIQDVWPLIAARHPDARCKIIGGRPPPSLLALAGAQIELTGFVPDLRPHLAEAAAVVVPLRLGGGTRLKIVEAMAMGKAIVSTSLGAEGIEAVPGRDILIENEPVAFAGAVSRLLAEPELATRIGHAARQVAVEKYAWSAAARALEEFYLEILETTA, encoded by the coding sequence ATGGCCAGCGATACCTCAGCCCCGGATGTCCTGGACCCCGCGCCGCCGGCGCGGGGCGATTCCCGACGGCCCCGGTCGGGTGTCGTGAACCCGCGGCGTCTCAACATCCTCAGCGTCTCACACATGCCCGCAAGCCCGCCGCGGTTCGGTGCGCAGGCGCGCATGCACGGGCTGATGACGCAACTGGCGCGCCGCCACGATCTCACCGCCGTGACCTTGGTGGACGACGCTTTCGACATCGATGAATGCCAGCGCGCGATGCAGACCTATTGCCGCGACGTCGTGCTGGTGCGCAACCCGCTTGGCCGCGACGGTCTGGCCAAGCGGCTGCTGCAATTGCGCTCGCTGGTGTCGCCATCGAGCTTCGACCGCCTGCGCGTCGCGCTGCCCGAGTTGCAGCGCGTGCTGGACAAGGTGCTGCGTGCGACGCGCTTCGACATCGTCAATCTCGAGTTTCCCTATCTCGGTCACTGCCTGTTCCGACAGGCGCCGGCGGGAGAGATGCCGCCGCGGCTGATCGTGGATTCACATGAGATCGCCTACGATCTGGCCCGCCAGTTCGCGGCCACCGGGGCCAGTCTCGGACGCCGGCTCTATGCCGGTGCGAACTGGCGCAAGCTCAGGTGCGAGGAGCTCGCGATCTACGGGCAGGCCGACGGCGTCTACCTCTGCAGCAGCGACGACGAGGCGCGTCTGCGTCAGGATCTTCCGCACGTTCGCACAGCAGTGATCCCCAACGCCGCCGATATCGATTTCTATCAGCCGCGCCGCACGGATCCCAAGCCCGATGGACGCACCGTGGTGTATTTCGGCCTGCTGGCGACGGTGCCGAACATCGACGCCGTCACGCATTTCATCCAGGATGTCTGGCCTCTAATCGCCGCGAGACATCCCGACGCGCGCTGCAAGATCATCGGTGGCCGGCCGCCGCCGTCGCTGCTCGCGCTTGCCGGCGCACAGATCGAGTTGACCGGCTTCGTGCCGGATCTCCGGCCGCATCTCGCCGAGGCCGCGGCCGTGGTCGTGCCGCTGCGGCTCGGGGGCGGCACGCGGCTGAAGATCGTGGAGGCCATGGCGATGGGCAAGGCGATCGTCTCGACCAGCCTCGGTGCGGAGGGGATCGAGGCGGTCCCCGGGCGCGACATCCTGATCGAGAACGAGCCTGTCGCCTTCGCCGGCGCCGTGAGCCGGCTGCTCGCCGAGCCGGAGCTCGCAACGCGCATTGGTCATGCGGCGCGGCAGGTGGCGGTCGAGAAATACGCCTGGAGCGCGGCGGCGCGGGCGCTGGAAGAGTTCTATCTCGAGATCCTGGAGACCACCGCGTGA
- a CDS encoding NAD(P)-dependent oxidoreductase — protein MRALVTGANGFLGRHVVNALLARGIAVRAMVRPATRVEPLSWPASVDIVRADLRTSRELACAFDNVDVLIHLAAVVSGGEDAQFAGTVGGTERLLEAMASSGCRRLVLCSSFSIYDYTATREVLDEAAPLQQTPDVYTRGGYTVAKWWQERVTRRLAETHGWDLTVLRPGFIWGRDHGYLAALGQQIGRHHVVIGPLTRIPMTHVENCADVFALAAVDPRAKGQTLNVVDAPGERVWTYLSDYISGTGARGVRLPVPHWLASAAVRLAFATVFRRATKVPAILTPKKFDAMLKPLRFDNRKLRETLGWTPPLDYQQCLARTYGPAPVPAEALASWSSGTAAST, from the coding sequence ATGAGGGCTCTCGTCACGGGCGCCAACGGCTTTCTCGGCCGTCACGTGGTGAACGCGCTGCTCGCGCGCGGCATCGCGGTGCGTGCCATGGTGCGTCCCGCAACCCGTGTGGAGCCACTGAGCTGGCCGGCCTCGGTCGATATCGTGAGGGCGGATCTCCGCACCTCGCGCGAGCTCGCCTGTGCCTTCGACAATGTCGACGTGCTGATTCATCTGGCCGCTGTGGTGTCCGGCGGAGAGGATGCCCAGTTCGCCGGCACGGTCGGCGGAACCGAGCGGCTGCTCGAGGCGATGGCGAGCAGTGGCTGCCGCCGGCTCGTGCTGTGCAGCAGCTTCTCCATCTATGATTACACGGCAACGCGCGAGGTCCTCGATGAGGCCGCGCCGCTGCAGCAGACGCCGGACGTCTACACGCGCGGCGGCTACACCGTCGCCAAATGGTGGCAGGAGCGGGTGACGCGCCGCCTTGCCGAGACGCATGGCTGGGACCTCACCGTGCTTCGCCCCGGATTTATCTGGGGACGGGATCACGGCTATCTCGCCGCGCTCGGCCAGCAGATCGGTCGGCATCACGTCGTGATCGGTCCGTTGACTCGCATCCCCATGACCCATGTCGAGAACTGCGCCGATGTCTTCGCGCTGGCGGCTGTGGATCCGCGTGCGAAGGGGCAGACGCTGAACGTGGTCGACGCCCCCGGCGAGCGCGTCTGGACCTATCTGTCCGACTACATCAGCGGCACCGGCGCGCGCGGTGTCCGGCTGCCGGTCCCGCATTGGCTTGCCAGCGCGGCGGTGCGGCTGGCGTTCGCAACGGTGTTCAGGCGAGCAACGAAAGTGCCGGCGATCCTGACGCCAAAGAAGTTCGACGCGATGCTCAAGCCGCTGCGCTTCGACAATCGCAAGCTGAGGGAGACGCTCGGCTGGACGCCGCCGCTCGACTACCAGCAATGTCTCGCGCGCACCTACGGTCCTGCGCCGGTGCCGGCCGAGGCGCTGGCGTCGTGGTCGTCAGGCACCGCGGCTTCGACGTGA
- a CDS encoding Gfo/Idh/MocA family protein — protein MKAALIGAGQIARQHLACLNTLPGVQLAAICDLSPATAEAASERYAIPSWFTDHRAMLETVRPDVVHVTTPPTSHFRLAIDALQAGAHVIVEKPATSTFEELQTLTLRARQVGRHVVEDYNYVFNRAPQEILRRIETGAFGAVTHVDVLICLDILGPDGFADPNAPHPALNLAGGAIADFLPHLASLAHAFVGPHRHAQTVWSKRKPSPLPFDEFRCVVEAERGTATLGFSASAQPDAFWLRVYGERMQATANLFETRLTFDGPRNVPKPLRPFFSGLEEGSDIRRAALSTLLRKFKGPGAYEGLWEFLARTYQALGSRAPLPISAEDVLAVNRMVEAMKPTERVEMKELAI, from the coding sequence ATGAAGGCCGCGCTCATCGGTGCCGGGCAGATCGCCCGCCAGCATCTTGCCTGTCTCAACACGCTCCCCGGCGTCCAGCTTGCCGCGATCTGCGACCTGTCGCCGGCGACGGCGGAGGCGGCGTCCGAGCGCTACGCCATTCCGTCCTGGTTCACCGATCACCGTGCGATGCTGGAGACGGTGCGACCCGACGTCGTGCATGTCACGACGCCGCCGACCTCGCACTTCCGACTGGCGATCGATGCGCTCCAGGCCGGCGCGCATGTGATCGTCGAGAAGCCGGCGACCTCGACCTTCGAGGAGCTTCAGACCCTGACGCTGCGGGCGAGGCAGGTCGGCCGCCACGTCGTCGAGGACTACAACTACGTCTTCAACCGGGCGCCGCAGGAGATCCTGCGCCGCATCGAGACCGGCGCGTTCGGAGCCGTCACCCATGTCGACGTTCTGATCTGTCTGGACATCCTCGGTCCCGATGGCTTTGCCGATCCAAATGCGCCGCATCCGGCGCTCAATCTGGCCGGCGGCGCGATCGCCGATTTCCTGCCGCATCTCGCCTCGCTGGCGCACGCCTTTGTCGGCCCGCATCGCCACGCGCAGACCGTCTGGAGCAAGCGCAAGCCGTCGCCGCTGCCGTTCGACGAGTTTCGCTGCGTGGTCGAAGCCGAACGCGGCACCGCGACGCTCGGCTTCAGCGCCAGCGCGCAGCCGGATGCGTTCTGGCTGCGGGTCTATGGCGAGCGGATGCAGGCGACCGCCAATCTGTTCGAGACCCGGCTCACCTTCGATGGCCCGCGCAACGTGCCGAAGCCGCTGCGCCCGTTCTTCAGCGGGCTCGAGGAGGGCAGCGACATCCGCCGTGCCGCGCTGTCGACCCTGCTGCGCAAGTTCAAGGGGCCCGGCGCCTATGAGGGCCTGTGGGAGTTTCTCGCTCGCACCTATCAAGCGCTCGGCTCGCGGGCGCCGCTGCCGATCAGCGCCGAGGACGTTCTCGCTGTCAATCGGATGGTCGAGGCGATGAAGCCGACAGAGCGGGTCGAGATGAAGGAGCTGGCGATATGA
- the asnB gene encoding asparagine synthase (glutamine-hydrolyzing), whose translation MCGIAGIIGRVDDDNRAALQRMNDVMLHRGPDAGGTWTSEPDERGWGALLAHRRLAILDLSPAGVQPMTDPVTGHVIVFNGEIYNYADLRLRLIGEGQHFSSTGDTAVMLRALGLHGPEAVSWLRGMFAFACWDPNARQLLLARDPLGIKPLYVARPDTPNAGWSLAFASELRALLASGLLGKPQLDPQAVASAVWNGFVAGPGTAVKGVALLSPGHLTAFDGAGNVTRDEDYWAIPGHAPEQTIEEDELAAVLEETLRLHLASDVPLAVFLSGGIDSSVMANLAQRAAKHPIHTFTLAFEEQELNEGPIAQRIADAIGTAHHEVVLTEQHFVDNLEAALDSLDQPTFDGLNAYYMSHAIRSAGFTVALSGTGGDELFGGYTSFRDLPVMRQWSQRTEMVPAGLKVAAAALSARMLSPSRGAVASQTRWAKLPEMVRRGDDLLALYQMAYALFLPNFQRELLAPDLVATLNDGLSAPMRAKITAETRGRTPLSAISVMEQRLFLGERLLRDNDVASMAASLEQRVPLVDQVLFETVDRLTDEVRYQPLRSKAMLRRIGLRGLDLKLFDRPKSGFVLPMDRWIRRGLQDAMDRTLRDPQAIAPVGLNPAAVARLWQAFLDGAPGIYWSRVWSIYVFVRWCHRHRVFR comes from the coding sequence ATGTGTGGCATCGCCGGAATCATCGGCCGCGTCGACGACGACAATCGTGCAGCGCTGCAGCGGATGAACGACGTCATGCTCCACCGCGGCCCGGATGCAGGGGGAACCTGGACGTCTGAGCCGGACGAGCGCGGCTGGGGCGCGCTGCTGGCGCACCGCCGGCTTGCGATCCTCGATCTGTCGCCCGCTGGTGTGCAGCCGATGACGGACCCCGTCACCGGTCACGTCATCGTCTTCAACGGCGAGATCTACAACTATGCTGACCTGCGGCTGCGGCTGATCGGAGAGGGCCAGCACTTCAGCTCGACCGGTGACACCGCGGTGATGCTGCGCGCGCTCGGCCTGCACGGGCCCGAGGCGGTGAGCTGGCTGCGCGGCATGTTCGCGTTCGCCTGCTGGGACCCAAATGCGCGCCAGCTGCTGCTCGCGCGCGATCCCCTCGGCATCAAGCCGCTCTATGTGGCTCGCCCGGACACTCCGAATGCCGGCTGGTCGCTGGCCTTCGCGTCCGAGCTGCGCGCGTTGCTTGCCTCGGGCCTTCTCGGCAAGCCGCAGCTCGATCCACAGGCGGTGGCGAGCGCCGTCTGGAACGGCTTTGTCGCCGGCCCCGGCACCGCCGTGAAGGGCGTCGCGCTGTTGTCGCCAGGTCACCTCACGGCCTTCGATGGCGCCGGCAATGTGACCCGAGACGAGGACTACTGGGCGATTCCCGGCCATGCGCCGGAGCAGACGATCGAGGAGGACGAGCTCGCCGCCGTGCTGGAGGAGACGCTGCGACTGCATCTCGCCAGCGACGTGCCGCTGGCGGTCTTCCTGTCCGGCGGCATCGATTCCTCGGTCATGGCCAATTTGGCGCAGCGTGCCGCGAAACATCCGATCCATACCTTCACACTGGCCTTCGAGGAGCAGGAACTCAACGAAGGTCCGATCGCGCAACGGATTGCCGACGCCATCGGCACCGCGCATCACGAGGTGGTGCTGACCGAGCAGCATTTCGTCGACAATCTCGAGGCTGCGCTCGACAGCCTGGATCAGCCGACCTTCGACGGCTTGAACGCCTACTACATGTCGCATGCCATTCGCAGCGCGGGCTTCACGGTGGCGTTGTCAGGCACCGGAGGTGACGAGCTGTTCGGCGGCTACACGTCGTTCCGCGATCTTCCGGTCATGCGGCAATGGTCACAGCGGACGGAGATGGTGCCGGCGGGCTTGAAGGTCGCTGCGGCGGCGCTGTCCGCGCGGATGCTGTCGCCGTCGCGTGGCGCGGTTGCCTCGCAGACGCGCTGGGCCAAGCTTCCGGAGATGGTCCGCCGCGGCGATGATCTGCTGGCGCTGTATCAGATGGCCTACGCGCTGTTCCTTCCGAACTTCCAGCGCGAGCTGCTCGCGCCGGATCTGGTCGCGACGCTGAACGACGGCCTGTCGGCGCCGATGCGGGCCAAGATCACGGCAGAGACGCGCGGACGCACGCCGCTGTCGGCGATCAGCGTCATGGAGCAGCGCCTGTTCCTCGGCGAGCGGCTGCTGCGCGACAATGACGTGGCCAGCATGGCGGCTTCGCTGGAGCAGCGCGTGCCGCTGGTCGATCAGGTGCTGTTCGAAACCGTGGACCGGCTGACCGACGAGGTGCGCTATCAACCCCTGCGCAGCAAGGCGATGCTGAGGCGCATCGGCCTGCGCGGGCTCGATCTCAAGCTGTTCGACCGGCCGAAGAGCGGCTTCGTGCTGCCGATGGATCGCTGGATCCGCCGCGGCTTGCAGGACGCCATGGACCGGACGCTGCGAGACCCCCAGGCGATCGCGCCGGTCGGACTGAACCCGGCCGCCGTCGCGCGGCTCTGGCAAGCCTTCCTCGACGGCGCGCCCGGCATCTATTGGTCGCGCGTATGGTCGATCTATGTGTTCGTCCGCTGGTGTCACCGCCACCGCGTTTTTCGGTGA
- a CDS encoding lipopolysaccharide biosynthesis protein, with the protein MSEAVAAYFEEHRESHDLGRRALRGGIVSIVIQYGNAVLQIVAAIVLARLLAPEDFGLVAIVTVLTSFAPLLIDFGLLDATAQRSRVTPAQVSGLFWVSAGIGMAVAVIVAACSPVIAWIYDDSRLLPISLCIAVTFVLAGLTNQHMALLRRTMQFGRIGRIQLFGTFVGTIAAIAAAMAGYGYWALVLRPVTSAICVVIGTWAACPWRPGTPVFDDEVKSMVRFGLHVVGFTVAYTLSRAVDRIALGLLYRPDQVGYYQNAMNLYDNSIYAALNQTHAVGSSALSKLQANPAALREKYEAALSMLAFFLMPAAAILSVTAEDLTVVLLGQKWQAAGALLSIIALRGISHVVEGSQGWLHLSLGRADRWQTWGIISLVAQVGAVLAGLPFGPAGVAWGVVIGYSVIALPSVMYAGRPIDIGAALVIRAVGPQTIGAVATVAAGWWLQATLLAGVPALLRMVLSGCFCACVDLAIVVGVFRHVEPLRIAGTIIQDLMRKR; encoded by the coding sequence ATGTCGGAAGCCGTCGCCGCCTATTTCGAAGAGCATCGGGAATCGCACGATCTCGGGCGCCGGGCCTTGCGCGGCGGCATCGTGTCCATCGTCATCCAGTACGGCAATGCCGTTCTCCAGATCGTTGCTGCGATCGTTCTGGCCCGGCTGCTTGCGCCGGAAGATTTCGGGCTCGTCGCCATCGTCACGGTGCTGACGAGCTTCGCGCCGCTGCTGATCGACTTCGGCCTGCTCGATGCGACCGCGCAGCGAAGCCGGGTGACGCCCGCCCAGGTGAGCGGACTGTTCTGGGTCAGCGCCGGCATCGGCATGGCCGTTGCCGTGATCGTCGCGGCATGCAGCCCGGTGATTGCCTGGATCTACGATGATTCACGGCTGCTGCCGATCTCGCTCTGCATCGCCGTCACCTTCGTGCTGGCGGGGCTGACCAATCAGCACATGGCGCTGCTGCGGCGGACGATGCAGTTCGGCCGCATCGGTCGGATTCAGCTGTTCGGCACCTTCGTCGGAACGATCGCAGCCATCGCGGCCGCAATGGCAGGCTACGGCTATTGGGCGCTGGTGCTGCGTCCCGTGACGAGCGCGATCTGTGTGGTCATCGGGACGTGGGCGGCCTGTCCGTGGCGCCCGGGGACGCCCGTGTTCGACGACGAGGTGAAGTCCATGGTGCGGTTCGGGCTGCACGTCGTCGGCTTCACCGTCGCCTATACGCTGTCGCGCGCCGTGGACCGGATCGCGCTCGGTCTGCTCTACCGGCCGGATCAGGTGGGCTACTACCAGAACGCGATGAACTTGTACGACAATTCGATCTATGCGGCGCTCAATCAGACGCATGCGGTCGGAAGCTCGGCGCTGAGCAAGCTGCAGGCGAACCCCGCCGCGCTCCGCGAAAAATATGAGGCGGCGCTGTCGATGCTCGCATTCTTCCTGATGCCGGCGGCGGCGATCCTGTCCGTCACGGCCGAGGACCTGACCGTCGTCCTGCTCGGGCAGAAGTGGCAGGCGGCCGGTGCGTTGCTGAGCATCATCGCGCTTCGCGGCATCTCGCATGTCGTCGAAGGCTCGCAAGGCTGGCTGCATCTGTCGCTCGGACGGGCGGACCGCTGGCAGACCTGGGGGATCATTTCTCTCGTGGCGCAGGTCGGGGCGGTACTGGCGGGGCTGCCCTTCGGGCCGGCCGGCGTCGCCTGGGGCGTCGTCATCGGCTACTCGGTGATCGCCTTGCCGTCGGTGATGTATGCCGGCCGGCCGATCGACATCGGCGCGGCGCTGGTGATCCGGGCGGTCGGTCCGCAGACGATCGGCGCCGTTGCAACCGTGGCTGCCGGCTGGTGGCTGCAGGCGACGCTGCTCGCCGGCGTCCCCGCGCTGCTGCGCATGGTGCTGTCGGGCTGCTTCTGCGCCTGTGTTGATCTGGCGATCGTCGTCGGTGTGTTCCGCCACGTCGAGCCGTTGCGGATCGCAGGTACGATCATCCAGGATCTGATGAGGAAACGGTGA
- a CDS encoding glycosyltransferase gives MSSQLDKSRVLVFSLRNIFGKALNRGPHVELEDIICEVDSAELLAPTLDPSSRRASFATRLGYHAPVLLNPGLPRIPADRQYDVLFAICGFPQDLIMFDAIEDLRGACRTSVCLLDEMWVKEIAKHRHFLKVLAKFDIVMPFQIGTVKPLSEEIGHACTHLPLAIDAIKFCPYPDPPERVIDVFSMGRRSHVIHQKLLAMARDSGLFYLHDTISGSQAIDLGEHRAQVANLAKRSRYFLVNPGKFDEPGETGRQVEFGYRYFEGAASGAIMLGERPDNELFPRLFDWPDVMVHVPHTSDDIDQVIRELDRDRERQETMRRTGMVQTLLRHDWVYRWETILKATGLQPLPGVAARKDRLRALAEMVDGRGPSAIPDLNREPAFLAK, from the coding sequence ATGAGCTCGCAATTGGACAAGTCCCGCGTCCTGGTCTTCTCGCTCCGGAACATTTTCGGCAAAGCGCTCAATCGCGGCCCGCATGTCGAGCTCGAGGACATCATCTGCGAGGTCGATTCCGCCGAATTGCTTGCGCCCACCCTGGATCCGTCGAGCCGGCGGGCCAGCTTCGCGACCCGGCTGGGCTATCATGCGCCGGTGCTGCTCAACCCGGGTCTGCCGCGCATCCCGGCCGACCGGCAATATGATGTCCTGTTTGCCATCTGCGGCTTTCCGCAGGACCTCATCATGTTCGATGCGATCGAGGATCTGCGTGGTGCTTGCCGGACATCCGTGTGTCTGCTCGACGAGATGTGGGTCAAGGAGATCGCCAAGCACCGCCATTTCCTGAAGGTGCTCGCTAAGTTCGACATCGTCATGCCGTTCCAGATCGGCACGGTGAAGCCGCTCAGCGAGGAGATCGGGCACGCCTGTACGCATCTGCCGCTCGCCATCGATGCCATCAAGTTCTGTCCCTATCCCGATCCGCCGGAGCGGGTCATCGACGTCTTCAGCATGGGGCGCCGATCCCATGTGATCCATCAGAAGCTGCTCGCCATGGCCCGCGACAGCGGCCTGTTCTATCTTCACGACACGATCAGCGGCAGCCAGGCGATCGACCTCGGAGAGCATCGGGCCCAGGTCGCCAACCTCGCCAAGCGCAGCAGGTATTTCCTCGTCAATCCCGGCAAATTTGACGAGCCGGGCGAGACGGGACGGCAGGTGGAGTTCGGCTACCGCTATTTCGAAGGCGCGGCCTCCGGCGCCATCATGCTCGGCGAACGCCCCGACAATGAGCTGTTTCCAAGACTGTTCGACTGGCCGGATGTCATGGTCCACGTGCCTCACACCTCTGATGACATCGATCAGGTCATCAGGGAGCTGGATCGCGACCGGGAGCGCCAGGAGACGATGCGGCGGACCGGCATGGTGCAGACGCTGTTACGTCATGACTGGGTCTACCGGTGGGAAACCATCCTGAAGGCGACGGGCCTGCAGCCCCTCCCGGGCGTCGCGGCCCGGAAGGATCGGCTCAGGGCGCTGGCCGAGATGGTCGATGGCCGTGGTCCGTCCGCGATCCCTGATTTAAATCGCGAGCCGGCATTTTTGGCAAAATGA
- a CDS encoding DUF4910 domain-containing protein has product MLDRSTSPMPGRTPEIDLHDLVTELFPINRSLTGAGVRQTLEIVGRHIDLTVHDVATGTPILDWHVPAVWTIRGATIRTIDGRCLVDFADNNLHVMGYSKPVLAVLSRAELAKHIHTLPEQPDLIPYRTGYYADDWGFCLPDRLWREMTDDSYRVEIDSDLAPGSLTYGEFFLPGQTDKEVLITCHICHPSLANDNLSGISVMTALAIRQARLKPRLGYRFLFLPATIGALAWLDRNESRLGQVEHGLVLTCLGDTSSFHYKQSRKGAPIDRAVAHVLKHSGLAYEIMPFSPYGYDERQFCSPGFDLPVGCLMRGVHGTFPEYHTSADNLDFVKPHCLDQSYAVIADVLDLLDRDGIYERVDGRGEPQLGRRGLYRAIAGQREAGGATQMDLLWVLNLADGKHSLLDMAIRADVPFVRIEAAARLALDADLIRPLQRGR; this is encoded by the coding sequence ATGTTGGACAGGTCGACATCGCCGATGCCAGGGCGGACGCCGGAGATCGATCTCCACGATCTCGTGACGGAGCTGTTTCCGATCAACCGCAGCCTGACCGGCGCGGGCGTTCGCCAGACGCTCGAGATCGTCGGCCGGCATATCGATCTCACGGTTCACGACGTCGCCACCGGAACTCCGATTCTCGACTGGCACGTGCCGGCGGTGTGGACGATCCGCGGGGCGACCATTCGAACCATAGACGGCCGATGTCTCGTCGACTTCGCCGACAACAATCTTCATGTCATGGGCTACAGCAAGCCTGTATTGGCCGTGCTGAGCCGCGCCGAATTGGCCAAGCACATTCACACGCTGCCTGAGCAGCCCGACCTGATCCCGTACCGCACCGGCTACTATGCCGATGATTGGGGCTTCTGCCTGCCGGATCGTCTGTGGCGCGAGATGACGGACGACAGCTACCGCGTCGAGATCGACAGCGATCTGGCTCCGGGATCTCTGACCTATGGCGAGTTCTTCCTCCCCGGGCAGACGGACAAGGAGGTGCTGATCACCTGCCATATCTGTCACCCGAGTCTCGCCAACGACAATCTCTCCGGCATCTCGGTGATGACGGCGCTGGCGATACGGCAGGCGCGGCTGAAGCCCCGGCTCGGATATCGGTTTCTGTTTCTGCCGGCGACGATTGGGGCGCTGGCCTGGCTCGACCGCAACGAGAGCCGTCTGGGCCAGGTGGAGCATGGCCTCGTCCTGACCTGTCTCGGTGATACCAGCAGCTTCCACTACAAGCAGAGCCGCAAGGGCGCACCGATCGACCGCGCCGTGGCGCATGTCCTCAAGCACTCCGGTCTCGCTTACGAGATCATGCCATTCAGCCCGTATGGTTATGACGAGCGGCAGTTCTGCTCACCGGGATTCGACCTCCCCGTGGGCTGTCTGATGCGCGGTGTGCATGGGACGTTTCCGGAATATCACACCTCGGCTGACAATCTCGATTTCGTCAAGCCGCATTGCCTCGATCAGTCCTACGCCGTGATCGCAGACGTGCTCGACCTTCTCGATCGCGACGGGATCTACGAACGCGTCGATGGGCGTGGTGAGCCGCAGCTCGGACGGCGCGGACTCTACCGGGCGATTGCGGGCCAGCGTGAGGCGGGCGGGGCGACGCAGATGGATCTTCTGTGGGTACTCAACCTCGCCGACGGAAAGCACAGCCTGCTGGACATGGCGATCCGTGCCGACGTCCCGTTTGTCCGCATCGAGGCGGCGGCCCGGCTGGCGCTGGACGCCGACCTCATCCGACCATTGCAAAGGGGCAGGTGA